In one window of uncultured Acetobacteroides sp. DNA:
- a CDS encoding L,D-transpeptidase family protein, with product MTKTTIISLLGIVLLSFTIKTDFLGEQKKYERVRIAIKEKQGLLEKTLKENQISIGNLNLLLVAYKDNDLLEIYAKNKQDGAYKKILSYEVCSRSGQLGPKRKSGDGQVPEGFYHIDRFNPTSNFYLSLGLSYPNLADKRKSKASNLGGGIFVHGSCVTIGCLPMTDDYIKEIYLLAVYARNNGQNKIPVYIFPFKMTDQNMKTYKAKHKGNKELISFWDNLKIGYGKFIKDSKELNIKVAENGDYIY from the coding sequence ATGACTAAGACAACAATCATATCATTACTAGGAATAGTACTTCTTTCATTTACTATTAAGACAGACTTTTTAGGTGAACAAAAAAAGTATGAACGAGTAAGGATAGCCATAAAGGAAAAACAAGGACTACTAGAAAAGACTTTAAAAGAAAATCAAATTTCAATAGGTAACCTTAACCTGCTTTTGGTTGCATATAAAGACAACGACCTCCTTGAAATTTACGCTAAGAATAAACAAGATGGGGCTTATAAAAAAATTCTTTCGTATGAAGTTTGTTCTCGTTCAGGACAACTTGGACCAAAAAGAAAATCTGGTGACGGACAAGTTCCAGAAGGTTTCTATCACATTGACAGATTTAATCCGACAAGTAACTTTTACCTATCTCTTGGACTTAGCTATCCGAATCTTGCCGACAAGAGAAAAAGTAAAGCCAGCAATTTAGGGGGGGGAATTTTCGTTCACGGCTCTTGCGTTACCATAGGTTGCTTACCAATGACAGACGACTATATTAAGGAAATATATTTATTAGCTGTTTATGCCAGAAATAATGGACAAAACAAAATCCCAGTCTACATTTTTCCGTTCAAAATGACCGACCAAAATATGAAAACATATAAAGCCAAACACAAAGGAAATAAAGAATTAATTTCGTTTTGGGACAACCTTAAAATTGGATATGGCAAATTTATCAAAGACTCTAAAGAGTTGAATATAAAAGTTGCAGAGAATGGAGATTACATTTACTAA
- a CDS encoding MotA/TolQ/ExbB proton channel family protein codes for MKIYLATIAALGMLLLVSTASAQKDSVTTSTAAAAKVDTAAAGSQASAAVAAEIPVHQQIKTKFIEGGPLYMAPILLCLIFGLAIAIERIIYLNMATTNTKKLLQSIENALDRGGIEAAKEVCRNTRGPVASIFYQGLDRSSEGVEVVEKSVVAYGGVQMAQMESGLNWIALFIAIAPMLGFLGTVIGMIIAFDNIERAGDIEPSLVAGGIKIALITTVTGLIVAMTLQVFYSYIVSKIDSLVMEMEDASISLIDILVKFNLKR; via the coding sequence ATGAAGATATATCTTGCAACGATTGCCGCTTTGGGGATGCTCCTTTTGGTATCTACAGCATCTGCTCAAAAGGATTCGGTTACAACCAGCACCGCCGCTGCTGCGAAGGTCGATACTGCCGCCGCTGGCAGCCAGGCATCAGCTGCCGTCGCGGCAGAGATACCCGTTCATCAGCAGATAAAAACGAAGTTTATCGAGGGAGGCCCTCTTTATATGGCCCCAATCCTTCTGTGCCTGATTTTCGGGTTGGCCATCGCAATCGAACGGATTATCTACCTGAACATGGCCACCACCAATACCAAGAAGCTCCTTCAGAGCATCGAAAATGCGCTCGATCGAGGTGGCATTGAAGCCGCAAAGGAGGTGTGCCGAAACACCCGCGGTCCGGTGGCCTCTATTTTCTATCAGGGGTTAGATCGTTCCAGCGAAGGGGTGGAAGTTGTGGAAAAGTCGGTTGTGGCGTACGGTGGAGTTCAGATGGCCCAGATGGAGAGTGGGCTTAATTGGATTGCCCTTTTCATCGCTATTGCGCCGATGCTCGGATTCCTAGGTACGGTGATAGGTATGATTATAGCCTTCGACAACATCGAAAGAGCAGGCGATATCGAGCCGAGCCTTGTGGCTGGTGGCATTAAGATAGCCCTTATCACCACTGTAACGGGGCTTATTGTAGCGATGACCCTTCAGGTATTCTACAGCTACATTGTATCGAAGATCGACTCTCTGGTGATGGAAATGGAAGATGCCTCCATCTCGCTTATCGACATACTTGTTAAGTTCAACCTAAAAAGGTAA